The following coding sequences are from one Granulicella arctica window:
- a CDS encoding chloride channel protein, with the protein MIAGREERIFLLLSIFIGIISGLLVVSFRMAIDWLNVLLLGSSPGPRQLRLIIAPTVAGLVIAVLTRFVFPQVRGSGINQTKAAMYIHNGYMSIRTVIGKFLLSALAIGSGQSLGPEDPSLQIGAGAASLISRKLGLSRARLRIFAPVGAAAGLAAAFNAPISAILFVIEEVIGQWSAAVLGSIVLAAISSVVVARWFWGAEPMFRIPTVTLRDPRELMAYAVLGLFGGVASLVFAKALEYLRPKLRSQPAWSQMLQPAAAGFLVGCIGYFGLPQVMGAGYEAIDQAMHAQFAWKVLLVLALFKIIATTLSFSSGTPGGMFAPTLFIGAMLGASVGSFEKIFFPHLTGSIGSYALVGMGVLFAAFLRAPLTSVFMVMEVSGNYSIVLPVILANTIAYLISRSLQPVPIFELFTHQDGMDLPSMEEQREESNLHLEDALQPITVPVLQGSETIAETMRSLGQYGELKDIPAILVHCRDGLWYTAKREELMTLLSSNPATDAAEESPEIVTLEEKLGGERTPVLFPDLPLASALPHFQRWPLLPVTNRAMRGALEGAVSMEDVLKRYQQR; encoded by the coding sequence ATGATCGCTGGGCGCGAAGAGCGGATATTCCTGCTTCTGTCGATCTTTATCGGGATTATCTCCGGACTACTGGTTGTGTCGTTTCGCATGGCGATCGACTGGCTGAATGTATTGTTGCTCGGGTCTTCTCCCGGACCTCGGCAGTTGCGGCTGATCATCGCCCCTACAGTGGCAGGTCTCGTGATCGCCGTACTGACGCGATTCGTGTTTCCCCAGGTACGCGGCAGCGGAATCAATCAGACTAAGGCGGCGATGTATATCCACAACGGATATATGTCGATCCGAACGGTTATCGGAAAATTTCTTTTGTCGGCGCTGGCAATTGGCAGCGGACAGTCGCTGGGGCCGGAAGATCCTTCGCTACAAATCGGTGCGGGAGCGGCCTCGCTGATCAGCCGGAAGTTGGGGTTGTCGCGGGCGAGGTTGCGAATCTTCGCCCCCGTGGGCGCGGCGGCAGGATTGGCTGCGGCGTTCAATGCACCGATCTCCGCCATATTGTTTGTAATTGAAGAGGTTATCGGGCAGTGGAGTGCCGCTGTTCTCGGGTCCATTGTGCTGGCGGCAATCTCAAGCGTCGTCGTGGCGCGCTGGTTTTGGGGAGCGGAACCAATGTTCCGTATCCCCACCGTGACTCTTCGCGACCCGCGCGAACTGATGGCTTATGCGGTGTTGGGGCTATTCGGAGGTGTCGCTTCGCTTGTGTTTGCGAAGGCACTTGAATATCTGAGGCCCAAGCTGCGAAGTCAACCGGCGTGGTCGCAGATGCTGCAACCAGCGGCAGCAGGATTTCTGGTAGGGTGCATCGGCTACTTCGGTCTGCCGCAGGTAATGGGCGCTGGGTATGAAGCAATCGATCAGGCGATGCATGCGCAGTTTGCCTGGAAGGTTCTGCTGGTGCTAGCGCTGTTCAAAATCATTGCGACAACATTGTCGTTTTCAAGCGGAACGCCCGGCGGTATGTTTGCCCCGACTTTATTTATTGGAGCCATGCTAGGAGCCTCTGTCGGTTCATTCGAAAAGATCTTCTTCCCTCATCTGACTGGATCGATTGGATCGTATGCTCTCGTCGGGATGGGTGTGCTCTTTGCAGCCTTCCTGCGAGCTCCATTGACATCGGTATTCATGGTCATGGAGGTGAGTGGAAACTACTCCATCGTGCTACCTGTCATTCTGGCCAACACGATTGCTTACCTCATCTCGCGAAGCCTCCAACCGGTACCTATCTTTGAATTGTTTACGCATCAGGACGGAATGGATCTACCGTCCATGGAGGAACAGCGCGAAGAGAGCAACCTGCATCTGGAAGATGCGCTGCAACCGATCACCGTACCAGTGTTGCAAGGCTCCGAGACCATCGCGGAGACGATGCGTTCGTTGGGGCAGTATGGGGAGTTGAAGGACATTCCTGCGATTCTGGTGCATTGCCGCGACGGTCTCTGGTATACAGCGAAGCGCGAGGAGCTTATGACGCTGCTTTCCTCAAATCCAGCGACCGATGCTGCTGAGGAGAGTCCAGAGATCGTCACGCTCGAGGAGAAACTAGGAGGGGAGAGAACTCCAGTGCTGTTCCCTGACCTGCCATTAGCAAGTGCGTTGCCGCATTTCCAACGATGGCCACTGCTTCCTGTGACGAACCGGGCGATGCGTGGGGCGCTCGAAGGTGCGGTGTCGATGGAAGATGTGCTAAAGCGGTATCAGCAGCGCTGA
- a CDS encoding SIS domain-containing protein, protein MPESEKTFAHAMLREIYEQPQAITNTFAPYIAGGKFNEEAFAPIRRWMKEHSGILIAASGSSRHAGLAAEIMIEDLSGIAVDVEYASEYIYRSVNTLRNPAVAVVSQSGETADTLAALREAVSRKHGTLAITNVHHSTMAKEADASLPTSAGVEKAVPATKSFTAQLVVLYLLAVFVGQEQGRLTEAEVAKKLADLEALPDLIAAQLPQWEAAVKEIATRYFDASTFLFLGRGIHYAIAREGALKLKESSYLHAEGYPTGELKHGPNALVSPSVPLIVLATVDKNDPDSVLRYEKTLQLLRDMKKQGATALAIANTGDTEVPAIVTDCLFVGPTTEHLLPIVEVIPFQLFAYFVAIANGIDVDHPRNLTKAVVTE, encoded by the coding sequence ATGCCAGAATCAGAAAAAACCTTCGCCCACGCCATGCTCCGCGAGATCTATGAGCAGCCCCAGGCCATCACCAACACCTTCGCCCCTTACATTGCTGGAGGTAAATTCAACGAAGAAGCCTTCGCTCCCATCCGCCGCTGGATGAAAGAGCACTCCGGAATTCTGATCGCGGCCAGCGGCTCAAGCCGCCATGCTGGCCTCGCTGCCGAGATTATGATCGAAGACCTCAGCGGCATCGCCGTCGACGTCGAATATGCGAGCGAGTACATCTACCGCTCCGTCAACACCCTCCGCAACCCCGCTGTAGCTGTCGTCTCCCAGTCCGGCGAGACGGCTGACACCCTCGCAGCCCTTCGCGAGGCCGTCAGCCGCAAGCACGGCACGCTTGCTATAACCAATGTTCACCACTCAACCATGGCGAAGGAGGCTGATGCCAGCCTCCCCACCAGCGCCGGAGTAGAAAAGGCTGTCCCCGCCACCAAGAGCTTCACCGCGCAACTCGTGGTCCTCTATCTCCTCGCTGTCTTCGTCGGCCAGGAGCAGGGAAGACTTACCGAAGCCGAGGTTGCCAAGAAACTCGCCGATCTCGAAGCCTTGCCTGATCTCATCGCTGCCCAGCTCCCCCAGTGGGAGGCTGCTGTCAAAGAGATCGCCACCCGCTACTTCGATGCCAGTACCTTTCTCTTCCTCGGACGAGGCATCCACTACGCGATCGCTCGGGAGGGCGCGCTGAAGCTCAAGGAGTCCTCTTACCTCCACGCCGAGGGCTATCCTACCGGAGAGTTGAAGCACGGGCCCAACGCTCTCGTCAGCCCCAGCGTTCCACTCATCGTGCTCGCCACGGTCGATAAAAACGATCCTGACTCCGTCCTCCGTTATGAGAAGACCCTGCAGCTTCTCCGCGATATGAAGAAACAGGGCGCAACCGCACTCGCCATAGCCAATACCGGCGATACCGAAGTGCCTGCGATCGTCACCGACTGCCTCTTCGTGGGTCCCACCACAGAACACCTGCTCCCCATCGTTGAGGTTATCCCCTTCCAACTCTTCGCCTACTTCGTCGCGATAGCCAATGGCATCGACGTAGACCATCCCCGTAATCTCACGAAGGCTGTCGTTACCGAATGA
- a CDS encoding GH92 family glycosyl hydrolase produces the protein MIKPSRRRFLQTTTLSGLALATSSKWPALAQSATIIGERLTDQVDIFIGTGGHGHTYPGATVPFGMVQLSPDTGTSGWDHCSGYHLDDPTIMGFSHTHLSGTGAADLLDILLMPGTGTPHPDPGPENDPGSGYRSRFSHADEIATPGYYSVLLKDSNIKAELTATNRVGLHRYTFPEDATGHFVIDLQHGVDDDNLQGERTNILTSEIEIVGNDTVSGGRRTKEWAPGRYIYFAMKFSKPFNKAVIVSGANTLDPSVKTATGDNIRCILDMGDSNDADVVHVKVGISAVSVQGALANLDAEVPAWDFEGVRRAASEAWENELQKIAITTTNQTNKKIFYTALYHSLVAPTVMSDVDGQYRGSDLAVHALPTGTQNYTTFSLWDTYRALHPLYTLIQTKRLPDIVNALIRMAAEGPAGVPVWPLQAVETACMIGYHSSSVVAEAYVKGIPGIDYKAAYKYWRKRAMDDDYRGLGNYRKLGYDAADLDDESASKTLEYAYDDWAVAHLAKAAGEMADYKLLLKRSRNYKNVFDKQSTFVRPRLSTGGWAEPFDPKGMGHSKKWRDYTESNSWQATFLNQHDVYEYMDLFGGQSQFLAKLDHLFNQSSELPADAPPDIAGMVGQYAHGNEPGHHVAYLYAYAGAHHKTQSRVRMLCNTMYTALPDGLAGNEDCGQMSAWYVLSSLGFYAVDPVSGNYVFGSPLFDFATVDLGNGHKLMLEAINNSADNIYIQSVTFNGKPYTKSWFRHADIIDGGKFIFHMGSKPNEHFGAKPADRPPSFVPQHELA, from the coding sequence ATGATCAAGCCGTCACGCCGCAGATTCCTACAGACCACAACCCTCTCCGGACTCGCCCTGGCCACCTCCAGCAAGTGGCCTGCCCTTGCGCAGTCGGCAACCATTATCGGCGAGCGCCTCACCGATCAGGTCGACATCTTCATCGGCACCGGCGGTCATGGCCACACCTATCCCGGTGCAACCGTTCCCTTTGGCATGGTGCAGCTCAGCCCCGACACTGGCACCAGCGGCTGGGATCACTGCTCTGGCTACCACCTCGACGATCCCACCATCATGGGATTCAGCCACACTCACCTCAGCGGCACCGGCGCAGCCGACCTTCTCGACATCCTCCTGATGCCCGGCACTGGCACACCCCATCCAGATCCCGGTCCTGAGAACGACCCTGGCTCTGGTTATCGCTCCCGCTTCTCTCACGCCGACGAGATCGCCACTCCCGGTTATTACTCTGTCCTCCTCAAGGACTCGAACATCAAGGCTGAACTCACCGCGACCAATCGTGTCGGTCTCCACCGCTATACCTTTCCCGAAGATGCCACCGGCCACTTTGTCATCGATCTCCAGCACGGAGTCGATGACGATAACCTCCAAGGAGAGAGGACCAATATCCTCACCTCCGAGATCGAGATCGTCGGCAACGACACCGTTAGTGGAGGCCGCCGTACCAAAGAGTGGGCCCCTGGTCGCTACATCTACTTCGCGATGAAGTTCTCGAAGCCTTTCAATAAAGCTGTGATTGTTTCGGGTGCAAATACCCTCGATCCCTCCGTCAAGACTGCCACCGGCGACAACATTCGCTGCATTCTCGACATGGGCGATTCCAACGATGCCGACGTCGTCCACGTCAAGGTCGGCATCTCTGCCGTCAGCGTACAGGGTGCCCTCGCCAACCTCGACGCCGAGGTTCCAGCCTGGGATTTCGAAGGTGTCCGCCGCGCTGCCAGCGAAGCATGGGAGAACGAACTCCAGAAGATCGCGATCACCACGACGAATCAGACCAACAAAAAAATCTTCTATACCGCCCTCTATCACTCTCTTGTCGCGCCCACCGTTATGAGCGACGTCGATGGCCAGTATCGCGGCTCCGACCTGGCAGTTCACGCTCTCCCCACAGGCACGCAGAACTACACGACCTTCTCCCTTTGGGATACCTACCGCGCCCTACACCCGCTCTACACGCTTATTCAGACCAAGCGTCTCCCCGACATCGTTAACGCCCTCATCCGCATGGCTGCCGAAGGCCCCGCAGGCGTCCCCGTCTGGCCTCTACAAGCCGTCGAGACCGCCTGCATGATCGGCTATCACTCCTCCTCGGTCGTCGCAGAGGCCTATGTCAAGGGCATCCCCGGTATCGACTACAAGGCTGCCTACAAATACTGGCGCAAGCGCGCAATGGACGACGACTATCGCGGCCTCGGAAACTACCGTAAGCTCGGTTATGACGCCGCCGACCTCGACGACGAGTCTGCCAGCAAAACTCTCGAGTATGCCTACGACGACTGGGCGGTTGCCCACCTCGCAAAGGCTGCGGGCGAAATGGCCGACTACAAGCTGCTCCTCAAGCGCTCGCGCAACTACAAAAACGTCTTCGACAAACAGAGTACCTTCGTCCGTCCGCGCCTCTCCACAGGCGGGTGGGCCGAGCCGTTCGATCCGAAGGGCATGGGCCATTCCAAGAAGTGGCGCGACTATACCGAGTCCAACTCCTGGCAGGCTACCTTTCTCAACCAGCATGACGTCTACGAGTACATGGACCTCTTTGGCGGACAGTCTCAGTTCCTCGCCAAGCTTGACCATCTCTTCAACCAATCCTCTGAGCTGCCCGCAGACGCCCCGCCCGACATCGCGGGCATGGTCGGACAGTACGCTCACGGCAACGAGCCAGGCCACCACGTCGCCTACCTCTACGCCTACGCTGGAGCTCACCACAAGACACAATCACGTGTCCGGATGCTTTGCAACACGATGTACACCGCGCTTCCCGATGGTCTCGCCGGTAATGAAGACTGTGGCCAGATGTCCGCCTGGTATGTCCTCAGCTCCCTGGGCTTCTATGCTGTAGATCCCGTCAGCGGCAACTACGTCTTCGGTAGCCCGCTCTTCGACTTCGCTACAGTAGACCTCGGCAACGGCCATAAACTTATGCTTGAAGCGATCAACAACAGTGCGGACAATATCTACATCCAATCTGTCACCTTCAACGGAAAGCCCTATACCAAGAGCTGGTTCCGTCACGCCGACATTATTGATGGTGGCAAATTCATCTTCCACATGGGTTCCAAGCCGAACGAGCACTTCGGCGCTAAACCTGCCGATCGCCCACCCTCATTCGTTCCCCAGCACGAATTGGCCTAA
- a CDS encoding glycoside hydrolase family 125 protein, with amino-acid sequence MKSAAATTLATLVPPFALAAEPSTGRPALSARKFTSSAVESLLTSVKAKIANPKLAHMFENCYPNTLDTTVNLGVLDGKPDTFVITGDIDAMWLRDSSCQVWPYLDLVKQDPNLQRLYIGLIHRQSRCILLDPYANAFLPIPTDTKPLSWAVDDLTDKKPGVAERKWEIDSLCFCIRLHYGYWKTTGDTTPFDTEWGQAMRLIVATLREQQRKQGHGPYHFQRTSPIPTDTVPLSGYGNPAEPVGLIYSMFRPSDDSCIYPLFIPANLFAVSALRKLAEMSSVILHDNAFALECERFAIEVDRALTEYGKIALPDGDVYAYEVDGFGNQLFMDDANAPGLLSLPYLGCCDATDPLYQRTRDRVWSRHNPYFFHSSIAEGIGGPHEGLDMIWPMSILIRALTSTDEAEITQCLRWILATDANTNFIHESFNKDNPTHYTRDWFAWANSLFGELVVKISREHPAILRAV; translated from the coding sequence TTGAAGTCCGCAGCCGCCACCACCCTCGCTACTCTCGTGCCGCCGTTCGCACTCGCAGCCGAACCCTCCACAGGCCGCCCTGCGCTCTCCGCTCGCAAGTTCACTTCGTCCGCCGTCGAGTCCCTCCTCACCAGCGTCAAAGCGAAGATTGCCAATCCGAAGCTCGCGCACATGTTCGAGAACTGTTATCCCAACACCCTTGATACCACCGTCAACCTTGGAGTTCTCGACGGCAAGCCAGACACCTTTGTCATCACCGGTGACATCGACGCCATGTGGCTTCGCGACTCCTCTTGCCAGGTCTGGCCTTACCTTGATCTCGTCAAACAGGACCCCAATCTTCAGCGCCTCTACATCGGTCTCATCCACCGCCAGAGCCGTTGCATCCTCCTCGACCCTTACGCCAACGCCTTTCTCCCTATCCCCACTGACACCAAGCCACTCTCCTGGGCCGTCGACGATCTCACCGACAAGAAGCCCGGCGTAGCCGAGAGGAAATGGGAGATAGATTCCCTCTGTTTCTGCATCCGCCTTCACTACGGCTACTGGAAGACCACAGGTGACACGACTCCCTTCGACACGGAGTGGGGACAGGCCATGCGCCTCATCGTAGCCACGCTTCGCGAGCAGCAGCGCAAACAGGGTCATGGTCCGTATCACTTCCAGCGCACCAGCCCCATTCCCACCGACACCGTTCCGCTCAGCGGTTACGGCAACCCTGCGGAGCCCGTCGGCCTCATTTATTCAATGTTCCGTCCTTCCGACGACTCCTGTATCTATCCACTCTTCATCCCAGCGAACCTCTTCGCCGTCTCCGCACTCCGTAAACTCGCCGAGATGTCGTCGGTCATTCTCCACGACAACGCTTTCGCTCTGGAGTGTGAACGCTTCGCCATCGAAGTCGATCGCGCCCTCACCGAATACGGCAAGATTGCTCTCCCTGATGGTGATGTTTATGCCTACGAGGTAGACGGTTTCGGCAATCAGCTCTTCATGGACGATGCCAATGCGCCTGGACTGTTGAGTCTCCCTTACCTCGGGTGCTGCGACGCCACCGATCCTCTCTATCAGCGCACCCGCGACCGCGTTTGGAGCAGGCATAACCCGTATTTCTTCCATAGCAGTATCGCCGAAGGTATCGGTGGTCCGCATGAAGGCCTCGATATGATCTGGCCCATGTCTATCCTCATCCGCGCCCTCACCAGCACCGATGAGGCCGAGATAACTCAATGCCTCCGTTGGATATTAGCGACCGATGCAAATACAAATTTTATCCACGAATCCTTCAACAAGGACAATCCCACTCATTACACCCGCGACTGGTTTGCCTGGGCTAACTCCCTCTTCGGCGAGCTAGTTGTTAAAATCAGTCGCGAACACCCCGCGATCCTCCGCGCCGTCTAA
- a CDS encoding beta-mannosidase, with translation MMHTPKGSDAKALSRQRFFCVLLGVFMIAGAASSCSAQSASRSLNAGWQFRAVGLNDHPGVNEWHIATVPGVVQTDLLKAGLIPDPFFGTNEKRLQWIGTTDWEYQTTLTADSALLRQKHIELVFEGLDTFADVTLNRHRILKADNQFREWRADIKAMLKPGANLLHILIHSPVNTVTPVVAALPYILPGSGYEPLDRAKNIYPVGHFMRKAPYNFGWDWGPVFVTSGIWRPVRIDTWNEARITHFNIQQHSINKMRAMISAEIDVEADAKTQVNIHLAYIGPDGHSHSIDEQGTPLDAGLNHLSIPLRIDSPQLWYPNGYGAQDRYKFTATIRKAEKALTQAEVKTGLRSVELRRDPDQWGKSFEFVVNGIPIFAKGANVVPFDSFSPSVTPARHRSMLQSARDANMNMVRMWGGGYYETDDFYDIADELGIMVWQEFAFGGALVPGDLPFQQNVRQEAIEQVERLRNHPSIVLWCGNNEVETSWNSWGDRQEFKKSLAPDQRERVWQDYVVMFHDILKSVVQQYGNDIPYWSSSPSADFEEVANNDHNGDMHYWDVWSGAKPIESYGTLKTRFASEYGFQSMPDLQTIRSFAGNVEDLKSPLLLNHERFIHGFDRMNQYLAVEYKAPKDFASFVYLSQLMQASAIKIAAEHLRSEMPRTMGSIYWQLDDCWPVASWASIDYYGRWKALQYYAHRFYAPVLIAPSYTDGQIAVHVVSDRQQLLRAEARLTLMDFAGNVLTTKTETITAPALSSTQVMKFSTASIPGFDPLKTVALVELLADGKQVAQNMLFFAKPRAIDLPAAHLTSHIEKRGSHYIVDITTDALARDVAVSFGEADPDAKLSDNYFNLLPDGKAQITVDSKADLAKLRSSLQLRSLVDASK, from the coding sequence ATGATGCACACACCTAAAGGTTCAGACGCAAAAGCACTCTCCCGTCAACGGTTCTTTTGCGTTCTGCTCGGTGTATTTATGATTGCCGGTGCTGCATCATCCTGCTCTGCCCAATCTGCGTCAAGATCTCTCAATGCAGGCTGGCAGTTTCGTGCTGTCGGTCTCAACGATCATCCTGGCGTTAATGAGTGGCACATAGCCACAGTTCCAGGTGTCGTACAGACTGACCTGCTCAAGGCTGGCCTTATTCCGGACCCCTTCTTCGGGACGAATGAGAAGCGGCTCCAGTGGATCGGCACTACCGATTGGGAGTATCAAACCACCCTCACTGCCGACTCCGCGCTCCTTCGCCAAAAACATATTGAACTCGTCTTTGAAGGACTTGATACATTTGCCGATGTCACGCTCAATAGGCATCGGATTCTCAAGGCTGACAACCAGTTTCGCGAGTGGCGAGCTGACATCAAAGCGATGCTCAAGCCCGGTGCGAACCTGCTGCACATCCTCATTCATTCGCCCGTCAATACTGTCACTCCGGTCGTTGCAGCGCTTCCTTATATCCTGCCCGGTTCGGGCTATGAGCCCCTCGATCGCGCAAAGAATATCTACCCGGTCGGCCACTTCATGCGGAAGGCTCCGTACAACTTTGGTTGGGACTGGGGGCCGGTTTTTGTTACTTCGGGTATCTGGCGACCCGTACGCATTGATACCTGGAATGAAGCGCGTATCACGCACTTCAATATTCAGCAGCATTCCATCAATAAAATGCGAGCGATGATCTCAGCAGAGATTGACGTTGAGGCAGACGCTAAAACGCAAGTCAATATTCATCTTGCTTATATCGGCCCCGATGGCCATTCTCACTCCATCGACGAGCAGGGAACTCCTCTCGATGCAGGCTTGAATCATCTCTCCATTCCTCTGCGCATTGACTCTCCCCAGCTGTGGTACCCCAACGGATATGGTGCGCAGGACCGTTACAAATTTACCGCCACTATACGCAAAGCGGAGAAGGCTCTTACGCAGGCTGAAGTTAAGACCGGCTTACGTTCGGTCGAGCTTCGTCGCGATCCAGATCAGTGGGGCAAGAGCTTCGAGTTCGTCGTCAATGGTATTCCCATCTTCGCCAAGGGAGCGAACGTCGTTCCCTTTGATAGCTTCTCTCCTAGCGTCACGCCTGCGCGCCATCGCTCTATGCTCCAGTCCGCCCGTGACGCGAACATGAATATGGTTCGCATGTGGGGTGGTGGCTATTACGAGACTGACGATTTTTACGACATCGCCGATGAGCTCGGCATTATGGTTTGGCAAGAGTTTGCCTTCGGCGGAGCCCTGGTCCCCGGCGATCTGCCTTTTCAGCAGAATGTCCGCCAAGAGGCTATCGAGCAGGTTGAGCGGCTCCGCAACCATCCCAGCATCGTTCTTTGGTGTGGCAATAACGAGGTCGAGACCTCGTGGAATTCCTGGGGCGATCGCCAGGAGTTCAAAAAATCTCTCGCCCCGGATCAACGTGAGCGCGTCTGGCAGGATTATGTCGTGATGTTCCATGACATTCTCAAGAGTGTCGTCCAGCAATATGGCAATGACATACCCTACTGGTCCAGCTCTCCCAGCGCCGACTTCGAAGAGGTGGCCAACAACGATCACAACGGCGACATGCACTACTGGGATGTCTGGAGTGGTGCCAAGCCGATCGAGAGCTATGGGACTCTCAAGACCCGTTTCGCCTCTGAGTACGGCTTCCAATCCATGCCCGATCTCCAGACCATCCGCTCCTTCGCAGGAAATGTAGAAGATCTCAAGTCGCCCTTACTCTTGAATCACGAGCGCTTCATCCACGGCTTCGACCGCATGAACCAGTACCTTGCAGTCGAGTACAAAGCCCCAAAGGACTTCGCCTCCTTCGTCTACCTTAGCCAGCTCATGCAGGCAAGCGCGATCAAGATTGCAGCCGAGCACCTCCGCTCCGAGATGCCCCGCACCATGGGCTCGATCTACTGGCAGCTCGACGACTGCTGGCCCGTTGCCTCCTGGGCCAGCATCGACTACTACGGCCGCTGGAAGGCCCTACAGTATTACGCTCATCGTTTTTACGCTCCCGTCCTCATCGCGCCCAGCTACACCGACGGACAAATCGCCGTCCACGTTGTCTCCGACCGCCAGCAACTGCTCCGCGCTGAAGCTCGCCTCACCCTCATGGACTTTGCCGGCAACGTCCTCACGACAAAAACCGAAACTATCACCGCCCCCGCGCTCTCCAGCACGCAGGTTATGAAGTTCTCCACCGCCAGCATTCCCGGGTTCGATCCACTCAAGACCGTAGCCCTAGTCGAACTCCTTGCTGATGGCAAGCAAGTCGCACAGAACATGCTTTTCTTCGCTAAGCCCCGCGCCATCGATCTACCCGCTGCACACCTCACCAGCCACATCGAGAAGCGGGGAAGCCATTACATCGTCGATATCACCACCGACGCTCTCGCTCGCGACGTCGCCGTCTCCTTTGGTGAAGCCGATCCCGACGCCAAGCTTTCCGACAACTACTTCAATCTGCTCCCCGACGGCAAGGCGCAGATCACCGTCGATAGCAAAGCAGATCTGGCGAAACTACGATCCTCACTGCAACTCCGCTCACTGGTAGACGCAAGCAAGTAA
- a CDS encoding alpha-L-fucosidase has translation MKQRGVTSQYGAMRRTALILLLAFFALAATQGYAQNFSEVNPSPQQVEWQDLEFGAIIHFGPNTFGDREWGDGTASPRSFNPTQVDPEQWMRALKAAGVTYVVFVAKHHDGFCLWPTEQTDYSVKSSPWMDGKGDMVKLVSDAAHKYGLKFGVYLSPWDRHEPRYKDSAAYDKYYLAEMEELVQNYGPITEFWLDGAGSAGRVYNFDAIVQDLRVYQPNAIVFADTNLFEYGDARWVGNESGKVTQENWNVVDRRGYLRWRPAEVDTPLHKLHWFFHPNDEATLKSVPELLDTYEQSIGRGGQLMLGIAPDNRGLLPDADVARLEEFGEAIRQRYANNLVKQHIHKDEETERALDGDRDTFWSAPIGSHHSTLEIDFPRPVTFDHALTMEWLNDGQHVQQYALEVWDGTAWKPIVKGFALGHEKIDPFSPVTASRVRLNIIASSSEAHIREFQLYSIGDGNK, from the coding sequence GTGAAACAGCGTGGTGTCACCTCACAGTATGGCGCAATGCGGCGTACTGCTCTCATTCTGCTGCTTGCGTTCTTTGCGCTTGCGGCCACTCAGGGCTACGCTCAAAACTTCTCTGAGGTCAATCCCTCTCCGCAACAGGTTGAATGGCAAGATCTGGAGTTTGGCGCTATCATTCACTTCGGTCCAAACACCTTTGGCGATCGCGAATGGGGCGACGGTACCGCTTCACCCAGGAGCTTTAATCCTACTCAAGTCGATCCTGAGCAGTGGATGCGTGCTCTCAAGGCAGCCGGGGTGACCTATGTCGTTTTTGTAGCGAAGCATCACGACGGATTTTGTCTCTGGCCCACGGAGCAGACTGACTACAGCGTCAAGAGCAGCCCTTGGATGGACGGCAAGGGCGATATGGTGAAGCTCGTATCGGACGCGGCTCACAAATACGGTCTGAAGTTCGGCGTCTATCTTTCGCCCTGGGATCGCCACGAACCTCGGTATAAAGACTCTGCCGCCTACGACAAGTACTATCTTGCCGAGATGGAAGAGCTTGTACAGAACTATGGCCCGATTACCGAGTTCTGGCTTGATGGAGCAGGGAGCGCGGGGCGCGTCTACAACTTTGACGCAATTGTTCAGGATCTCCGTGTCTATCAGCCGAACGCCATTGTCTTCGCTGATACAAATCTCTTCGAATACGGAGATGCTCGTTGGGTCGGCAATGAATCTGGTAAGGTCACGCAGGAAAATTGGAACGTCGTTGATCGCCGGGGCTATCTCCGCTGGCGGCCGGCCGAGGTCGATACCCCGCTGCACAAGCTTCACTGGTTCTTCCACCCCAACGACGAGGCCACACTCAAGAGTGTTCCCGAGCTGCTTGATACCTACGAGCAGTCGATAGGACGTGGTGGCCAGCTCATGCTTGGCATCGCACCCGACAACCGTGGTCTTCTGCCAGATGCAGATGTAGCCCGTTTGGAGGAGTTCGGCGAAGCCATCCGCCAGCGGTATGCCAATAACCTTGTGAAGCAGCACATTCACAAGGATGAGGAGACCGAGAGGGCTCTCGACGGCGACCGGGATACTTTCTGGTCTGCCCCAATCGGTTCTCATCATTCAACCCTTGAAATCGATTTCCCCAGGCCGGTCACGTTCGACCATGCGTTGACGATGGAATGGTTGAATGATGGGCAGCACGTGCAGCAGTATGCCCTCGAAGTCTGGGATGGGACGGCATGGAAGCCCATCGTAAAAGGGTTTGCCCTTGGTCACGAGAAGATCGACCCATTTTCGCCCGTGACAGCGAGTCGTGTGCGCCTTAATATCATCGCTAGTTCCAGCGAAGCCCATATTCGCGAGTTTCAGCTCTACAGTATTGGGGATGGGAATAAGTAG